The Tigriopus californicus strain San Diego chromosome 5, Tcal_SD_v2.1, whole genome shotgun sequence genome includes a region encoding these proteins:
- the LOC131880350 gene encoding rho GTPase-activating protein 12-like (The sequence of the model RefSeq protein was modified relative to this genomic sequence to represent the inferred CDS: added 366 bases not found in genome assembly), with translation MHKQGSLVLSSQASSGTNKKNKLLLASSSSMSSVMMQDQKFVSVVFDFEYTAEDGKKVFMKEREVLLLINKTNNDWWQVIRRTDRRPFYAPAKYVVEIHPEEIEAMRRKYGDPGSMPALGPMQDSPPNSLANHVRDYNRNHPPMTTFSAKSLSQLGKMNNNPNNNNNKRNSYSPAEGRHHLHHRPNSGPIDQFLENTKFQERYRSNSLDSILVADLNKRVLLSHNQNNPLPGGVPPTQNGSLGFNRNSSIDVIKEEDARGSAQLPKQISAGALLLQSGANLEKRPTFEGLDKRKSWSVADGSSLQSAISVPAMTILSHNGRRPLSSLSSSGQTKTAEHHRSSSPPNHHHVDLHQLVNGGGKEKSSLVSNEANEKSIRARRSTTNATNTNNEVTGGSGGNSNSNDNNNSNSGAQTGHHYPHGAGSRTDLQLKTTKGRISAYQNTEGLVFPSKGNNDTIDSNRSIDRRKPVPLPRSKIPLPQDKEPSPPPPPQANTSGLVNSVIHGNKTSKKSSVTNEPSKKTSKSKTVSASGSSKSRGEKSVSNANAVGGSLLSEPPQKSSLHARFFSKRSKTDLGSEGLAAYKAKRPSVPGGLGANSGKYPAPRVPTFNRPVPQKRTDVPFASPLFQGVMPNSNHLGAFPGSDTIEPNSNSGPLNSNAVPRVFERRTSDEDNRTGKFKPAPTEKPQFTTFKQGSFKVKSSESNSVTKRFIFSEKRLSKVASESDLIQTLEREALEDKIEPIRLPIKSDLTNLVNENIENMLHHQKSYFVQQEAQKRQDSTQEGSYNKLVIDTSKSEPLQIRTEPLNDLLLRGGGEEPMSEGPDKSCSTSFESSEDSILNGERSLEESVSDFHQSSSPLNTLDSSSDSRTKSPAGTSTTSRSPPSPEPLGLTPIRPVLTDWDEYEDVSSGRKFYFNNVTKEKSWKPPRKPKGSSDAGLSAPSSPIPLEFEDAAQKLNFDFDDDQPAKEKVLMKRESDKDENVDNRRKPPRKFEPPPDGYELQTDADTGSSFYVNVFTGVRWFSAEDEKGAVYFYEENGNESCWSLPNVSQSIQDNSKSSTNTTIEVPLEINTKHFRKPLTGSTKRITDNYQANPLDEEGPSDRESPPLAPKPSITKTEMLERKFTLPLSTPSFQIGNVNIVVVKQGPMNKTKLIENGKRTRKNWNHSHVVLTDTFLLFFKDAKTFASMQSGGHTSAKPDHCIDLKGASVGWCTGDKSKRSNVFEVNTVLGVSILMQDDSLQMAAEWYQEIKEIMDRFNRPRKGPVPPVRTAQFHHRNSYDSVGERKSSDASQVSTLQFPANDKRNKNLKVSRTKSLKMKILGSNEELEEGVSPMGLPAGSNGALSAPIPSSANGNSYTFQNAQTKSNIREKLRKFFQKRPTMDDLFKRGIIKNEPVFGSTLRELELSDLGEEGKRPEVVPLFVRKCILEIEKGDFLKTDGVYRQSGNLSHIQKIRLQVDQGNFAILETVDDVHVLTGALKLFFRELKEPLIPWDCVDKLLKASSSTNKKSKLKLMRDTLQAMPRVHRATLKALLTHLLRVTEFKELNRMQIPNLAIVFGPTLMWPPSHAMTQNMALDMMQQNIIVESLLNNLALIF, from the exons ATGCACAAGCAAGGCTCGTTGGTGCTCTCAAGCCAGGCGAGCAGTGGCACTAATAAGAAGAACAAATTATTACTCGCTTCATCGTCGTCCATGTCGAGTGTGATGATGCAGGATCAAAAGTTCGTCAGTGTGGTGTTCGACTTCGAGTACACGGCCGAGGATGGCAAGAAAGTGTTCATGAAGGAGAGGGAAGTCCTTCTTCTCATCAACAAGACCAATAATGATTGGTGGCAG GAACGGTACCGAAGCAATTCATTGGACTCCATCCTCGTCGCCGATCTCAACAAGAGGGTACTCTTGTCTCATAACCAAAACAACCCACTTCCAGGGGGCGTGCCCCCCACCCAAAACGGCTCCTTGGGCTTCAACCGGAACAGCAGCATCGATGTGATCAAAGAAGAGGATGCCCGAGGGTCAGCTCAACTTCCGAAACAAATCAGTGCGGGTGCTTTACTTCTCCAATCCGGTGCCAATCTGGAGAAGCGGCCCACCTTCGAAGGTCTGGACAAGCGGAAATCTTGGAGTGTGGCCGACGGGAGTAGTCTTCAAAGTGCTATTAGTGTTCCGGCAATGACCATCCTGAGTCACAACGGAAGGCGCCCGTTATCATCATTGTCGTCTTCGGGACAGACCAAGACGGCTGAACACCATCGCTCTTCTTCCCCACCTAATCACCACCATGTCGATCTTCATCAGCTGGTGAATGGTGGTGGGAAAGAAAAGTCCTCGTTGGTGAGCAATGAGGCAAATGAGAAATCGATCCGTGCAAGGAGATCGACCACCAACGCCACCAATACCAACAACGAAGTGACTGGCGGATCCGGcggcaacagcaacagcaacgacAACAATAATAGCAATAGTGGTGCACAAACAGGACATCACTATCCTCATGGGGCAGGTAGTCGCACCGACCTGCAACTGAAAACCACCAAAGG TCGGATCTCGGCTTATCAGAACACGGAGGGTCTCGTGTTTCCGAGCAAGGGAAACAATGACACAATAGACTCCAATCGCAGCATAGATCGGAGGAAACCTGTCCCATTGCCGCGAAGCAAGATCCCTCTGCCTCAAGATAAAGAgccttcaccaccaccaccacctcaaGCCAATACGAGTGGCCTCGTTAATTCAGTTATTCATGGTAACAAGACCTCGAAGAAATCGTCTGTTACCAACGAGCCCAGCAAGAAGACCTCCAAGTCTAAGACAGTCAGTGCAAGTGGTTCGTCCAAGTCAAGAGGCGAGAAAAGTGTCAGTAATGCCAATGCAGTGGGGGGCTCCCTTCTGTCTGAGCCTCCTCAGAAGAGCAGTCTGCATGCTCGGTTCTTCAGCAAACGTTCCAAGACCGACCTTGGAAGCGAAGGCCTTGCAGCATACAAAGCCAAGAGGCCCAGCGTGCCGGGAGGCCTAGGAGCTAACAGCGGCAAATACCCTGCTCCGAGAGTGCCCACCTTTAATCGGCCTGTTCCACAAAAGAGAACCGATGTTCCATTTGCGTCGCCCCTGTTCCAGGGGGTTATGCCAAATTCCAACCATCTAGGAGCATTTCCTGGAAGTGATACTATTGAACCCAATAGCAATAGTGGGCCTTTAAATTCAAACGCGGTTCCTCGCGTGTTTGAGCGGCGAACGAGTGACGAGGACAACAGAACGGGCAAGTTCAAACCGGCTCCGACTGAAAAGCCTCAATTCACCACTTTCAAGCAGGGCTCATTTAAAGTGAAATCGAGTGAGAGCAATTCTGTGACCAAAAGGTTCATTTTCAGTGAGAAACGATTGAGTAAAGTGGCCTCAGAGAGTGACCTCATTCAGACTTTGGAGCGTGAGGCTCTTGAGGACAAAATCGAGCCCATCCGACTCCCcatcaagtctgacttgaccAATTTAGTTAACGAGAACATTGAGAACATGTTACATCATCAGAAAAGTTACTTTGTTCAACAGGAGGCTCAGAAGAGGCAGGACTCGACTCAAGAAGGCTCTTACAACAAACTAGTGATAGACACCTCGAAATCGGAGCCACTCCAGATTCGCACCGAGCCTTTGAACGACCTCCTTCTTCGTGGAGGGGGTGAAGAGCCCATGTCAGAGGGTCCCGACAAGAGCTGTTCAACTTCATTTGAAAGCAGTGaagattcaattttgaacgGGGAACGGTCATTGGAGGAAAGCGTGTCAGATTTTCATCAATCATCCTCACCCTTGAACACCTTGGACTCTTCCTCGGATTCGAGAACAAAATCTCCGGCGGGCACTTCTACCACATCCCGATCACCACCTTCGCCGGAACCCCTAGGCTTGACTCCCATCAGACCA GTTCTAACCGATTGGGATGAATACGAGGATGTGAGTTCGGGGCGGAAGTTTTACTTCAACAACGTGACAAAGGAGAAAAGTTGGAAGCCTCCCCGAAAACCAAAAGGCTCCAGTGATG CCGGACTCTCTGCCCCCTCAAGCCCCATACCGTTAGAATTTGAGGACGCGGCGCAGAAATTGAACTTCGATTTTGACGATGACCAACCTGCCAAAGAAAAAGTGTTGATGAAGCGCGAAAGTGATAAAGATGAAAACGTGGACAATCGACGGAAACCTCCACGAAAATTCGAG CCCCCTCCGGATGGATACGAACTGCAGACCGATGCGGACACTGGATCTTCATTTTATGTCAATGTTTTCACTGGGGTTCGATGGTTTTCGGCAGAGGACGAAAAGGGTGCAGTATACTTTTATGAGGAAAATGGGAATGAATCCTGTTGGAGCCTGCCGAACGTGTCTCAAAGCATTCAAGATAATTCGAAATCCTCCACCAACACAACAATCGAAGTCCCCTTAGAAATCAACACCAAACATTTCAGGAAACCACTCACAG GATCAACCAAACGAATCACCGATAACTATCAAGCAAACCCTTTGGATGAGGAAGGGCCATCAGACCGCGAATCCCCACCTCTGGCACCCAAACCATCCATCACAAAAACGGAGATGTTGGAACGTAAATTTACGCTCCCGCTCTCGACTCCAAGTTTTCAGATCGGCAATGTCAACATTGTGGTGGTCAAACAAGGTCCCATGAATAAGACGAAGTTGATTGAAAACGGAAAGCGGACCCGGAAGAACTGGAACCATTCGCACGTGGTCCTCACGGACACGTTCCTGTTGTTCTTTAAAGATGCCAAGACTTTCGCTTCCATGCAGAGTGGTGGTCACACAAGTGCCAAACCTGATCATTGCATCGATCTCAAGGGGGCAAGTGTGGGATGGTGCACCGGTGACAAATCCAAGAGGAGCAATGTGTTTGAAGTCAACACCGTATTAGGTGTCTCAATCCTTATGCAAGACGATTCTCTTCAAATGGCGGCGGAGTGGTACCAAgagatcaaagagatcatgGACAGGTTCAATCGACCTCGTAAGGGTCCCGTGCCTCCAGTCAGAACGGCACAATTTCATCATCGAAACAGTTACGATTCAGTTGGGGAACGCAAATCTTCGGACGCTAGTCAG GTTTCCACTCTACAATTCCCTGCTAATGATAAGCGTAACAAAAATCTCAAAGTGAGTCGAACCAAGAGCCTAAAAATGAAGATTCTTGGTTCCAATGAGGAACTGGAGGAGGGCGTGAGTCCTATGGGTTTACCTGCAGGATCGAATGGAGCACTGTCAGCCCCTATTCCGTCATCCGCCAATGGTAACTCATACACttttcaaaatgcccaaacCAAGAGCAACATTCGAGAGAAGCTCaggaaattctttcaaaagcGCCCAACCATGGATGATCTGTTCAAGAGAGGAATCATTAAGAACGAACCTGTCTTCGGAAGCACTCTCCGAGAACTGGAACTCTCGGATCTTGGGGAAGAGGGCAAACGCCCCGAGGTGGTTCCCTTGTTTGTCAGAAAGTGCATCCTGGAAATTGAGAAAGGCGATTTCTTGAAAACCGACGGAGTGTACCGACAATCGGGCAACCTTTCTCACATTCAAAAGATCCGACTGCAGGTGGACCAAGGAAATTTTGCTATCTTGGAGACAGTGGACGATGTTCACGTACTGACAGGAGCCCTGAAACTGTTCTTCCGCGAGCTCAAGGAGCCTCTGATCCCTTGGGATTGTGTTGATAAGCTCCTGAAGGCCAGCTCATCCACAAACAAGAAATCCAAACTAAAACTGATGCGGGACACTCTTCAAGCGATGCCACGTGTTCATCGCGCCACTTTGAAAGCATTACTAACTCATCTACTCAGGGTGACCGAATTCAAAGAACTCAATCGAATGCAGATTCCCAATTTGGCGATAGTGTTTGGCCCGACGTTGATGTGGCCTCCAAGTCATGCTATGACACAGAATATGGCCTTGGATATGATGCAACAAAACATCATTGTGGAATCCCTTCTGAACAACTTGGCCTTGATCTTTTAA
- the LOC131880353 gene encoding uncharacterized protein LOC131880353, translating into MDSISLCDMDFKTLNRTFGSIVLILDDKAVRQNLTVLLTIVFFVGVWANYGMIRKLLIWRKRLGHLDRASLYLIYAGSLSGLVVLVQLHALLTWPNRSTNLSLYLDASDIWPMAMEFCTRVSLISKSIFTCQIAVIRWSYLCTHLELRRTLLEPLSCVWKFALIASTAMALITIYSSTNFNQYRGIPIYHALAQRQILGDRPKCTVFTDRLVVYFLSVMHLLTLFSYVCLFKSLFDHDYSVRVNPMSQNRQARFKERHRKNVSHAWAHFLCWVAELVWPIFLFFSLAGFDIRRASDSVVLCMFLVPSINFAWGPFILNWLS; encoded by the exons ATGGATTCCATTTCACTTTGTGATATGGATTTCAAGACTCTTAATCGCACTTTTGGAAGCATCGTGCTAATTTTGGACGACAAGGCAGTGAGACAAAACCTAACTGTTTTATTGACCATAGTGTTTTTTGTCGGTGTTTGGGCCAACTACGGCATGATTCGCAAGTTACTAATTTGGCGAAAGCGATTGGGTCACTTGGACCGAGCATCCCTTTATCTGATCTATGCTGGTTCTTTAAGCGGACTTGTGGTCTTGGTTCAACTTCATGCCCTCTTAACTTGGCCCAACCGATCTACGAACTTGTCGCTTTACCTGGATGCCTCGGATATTTGGCCCATGGCGATGGAATTTTGTACCCGAGTTAGTCTGATCTCAAAGTCGATTTTCACGTGTCAGATTGCTGTCATTCG ATGGTCCTATTTGTGCACGCACTTGGAATTGAGAAGGACATTATTGGAACCGTTATCATGTGTGTGGAAATTCGCTTTGATTGCCTCCACAGCAATGGCGTTGATCACAATCTATTCCTCGACCAATTTCAACCAATATCGTGGCATACCCATCTACCATGCGCTAGCCCAACGACAAATCCTGGGTGATCGCCCTAAATGCACGGTGTTTACTGACCGTTTGGTTGTTTATTTCTTAAGCGTCATGCACTTGTTAACTTTATTCAGTTATGTATGCCTGTTTAAGAGTTTATTCGATCATGATTACTCAGTCCGCGTGAATCCAATGAGTCAAAACCGCCAAGCTAGGTTCAAAGAGCGACACCGGAAAAATGTCAGCCATGCATGGGCCCATTTTTTGTGTTGGGTTGCGGAATTGGTGTGGCctattttcttgttcttttctttggcGGGATTTGACATTCGCCGTGCTTCGGATTCTGTGGTTCTGTGTATGTTTCTGGTGCCCTCAATAAACTTTGCTTGGGGACCTTTCATACTAAATTGGTTATCTTGA